One genomic region from Leptolyngbyaceae cyanobacterium JSC-12 encodes:
- a CDS encoding hypothetical protein (IMG reference gene:2510095879), producing the protein MLLQKNIVVSSSLALYYLSELTTDKGGVLDARG; encoded by the coding sequence ATGCTCCTTCAGAAAAACATTGTGGTAAGTAGTTCACTCGCCCTTTATTACCTTAGCGAATTAACTACCGATAAAGGTGGTGTTCTAGATGCACGCGGTTGA
- a CDS encoding chaperone protein DnaJ (IMG reference gene:2510095880~PFAM: DnaJ domain; DnaJ C terminal region; DnaJ central domain (4 repeats)~TIGRFAM: chaperone protein DnaJ), whose translation MADFYETLGVSRDADKEEIKQAYRRLARKYHPDVNKEPGAEERFKEINRAYEVLSEPEMRARYDRFGEAGIGGAAAGAGGFQDFGDFGGFAADIFESFFSGFGGGMGTQTASRKRGPTRGDDLRLDLKLEFREAVFGGEKEIRISHLETCNTCEGSGAKPGTRPHTCSTCNGSGQVRRAARTPFGSFTQVSVCPTCNGTGQVIDEKCEACGGRGQRQETKKLKITIPAGVDNGTRLRVTGEGDAGQRNGPSGDLYVYLYVTQDSEFRRDGINILSDLKVSYIQALLGARVEVNTVDDKPHEILIPPGTQPGTVLTLENKGVPKLGNPVARGDHLITVHVDIPTKLMPEERELLEKIAKIRGERTEKGGIEGFIGKMFGG comes from the coding sequence ATGGCTGACTTCTACGAAACCCTCGGTGTTTCTCGCGACGCTGATAAGGAAGAGATTAAACAGGCTTATCGACGGTTAGCCCGTAAGTATCATCCTGATGTTAATAAAGAGCCAGGAGCCGAAGAACGCTTTAAGGAAATTAACCGAGCCTATGAGGTCTTGTCTGAGCCAGAAATGCGTGCTCGTTATGATCGCTTTGGTGAGGCTGGAATTGGGGGAGCGGCTGCAGGGGCAGGTGGATTCCAAGATTTTGGTGACTTTGGTGGTTTCGCTGCAGATATTTTTGAAAGCTTTTTTAGTGGCTTCGGTGGCGGGATGGGTACCCAAACAGCTTCTCGTAAAAGAGGACCCACGCGAGGCGATGATCTTCGGTTAGATCTCAAACTTGAATTCCGGGAAGCCGTATTTGGTGGTGAGAAAGAGATTCGCATCAGTCACTTAGAGACCTGCAACACCTGCGAAGGCTCTGGCGCAAAGCCTGGTACTCGCCCCCACACCTGCTCTACCTGTAATGGTTCTGGGCAGGTGCGCCGAGCAGCTCGCACTCCTTTTGGGAGTTTTACCCAAGTCTCTGTTTGTCCTACCTGTAATGGAACTGGGCAGGTAATCGACGAGAAGTGCGAAGCCTGTGGTGGGCGTGGGCAGCGGCAGGAAACCAAAAAGCTGAAGATTACAATTCCGGCAGGTGTAGATAACGGAACTCGGTTACGTGTGACTGGTGAAGGAGATGCTGGACAGCGAAATGGCCCGTCTGGAGATCTGTATGTTTATCTGTACGTTACTCAAGACTCTGAATTCCGTCGTGATGGGATTAACATCCTCTCCGATCTGAAGGTAAGTTACATTCAAGCCTTGTTGGGGGCGCGGGTGGAAGTCAATACAGTGGATGATAAACCGCACGAAATTTTGATTCCACCAGGGACTCAACCAGGCACTGTGTTGACGCTGGAAAATAAAGGTGTTCCCAAATTAGGAAATCCTGTCGCTAGAGGGGATCATTTAATTACTGTGCACGTGGATATTCCCACTAAGCTGATGCCAGAAGAGCGGGAGTTGTTAGAGAAGATTGCCAAGATTCGAGGCGAACGCACCGAAAAAGGTGGCATCGAAGGCTTCATTGGTAAGATGTTTGGTGGATGA
- a CDS encoding putative redox protein, regulator of disulfide bond formation (IMG reference gene:2510095881~PFAM: SirA-like protein), producing MNAKTMVENPDVRLDLRGTPCPINFVRTKLRLEQMQPGELLEVWLDPGEPVEQVPDSLAMEGYAIEDLENHVDFFALQVRCPTNSGSEC from the coding sequence ATGAATGCGAAAACCATGGTGGAAAATCCAGATGTCAGGTTAGATTTACGGGGAACGCCTTGTCCAATTAACTTTGTGCGGACGAAGTTACGGCTAGAACAGATGCAACCTGGTGAATTATTAGAAGTATGGCTTGATCCAGGGGAACCTGTGGAGCAAGTACCTGATAGTTTGGCAATGGAGGGATACGCGATCGAGGATTTGGAGAACCACGTTGACTTTTTTGCCTTACAAGTTCGGTGTCCGACTAATAGCGGTTCCGAGTGCTGA
- a CDS encoding ribosome small subunit-dependent GTPase A (IMG reference gene:2510095882~PFAM: Protein of unknown function, DUF258~TIGRFAM: ribosome small subunit-dependent GTPase A): MSAELQESSANDQASSSGLVGMVLAVQANFYLVRLSAHIEAPAPIHSSTLSSPSSPVSTVPSSSLPLPSLSPYPSIPLTLLCTRRSRLKKLGQRVMVGDRVEIEEPDWQGGRGAIARILPRTSELDRPPVANANQVLLVFALAEPTLDPNQLTRFLIKAESTRLNVCLCLSKRDLVSQAEQDRWQQRLHQWGYEPIFISTHKQQGIERLLEQLRDRITIVSGPSGVGKSSLINYLVPQANLRVAKVSGKLARGRHTTRHVELFELPAGGLLADTPGFNQPELNCSPEALASYFPEVQHRLVQTFCQFSNCLHRNEPGCVVRGDWERYDSYLMLLEEAIARQTALEQTRTEESTLKVKTRRQGRETYEPKLELKKYRRLSRRTQQQELLELQYEEEASIEE, encoded by the coding sequence ATGAGTGCTGAGTTGCAAGAATCATCAGCCAATGACCAGGCATCTAGCAGTGGATTGGTTGGGATGGTGTTGGCAGTTCAGGCAAATTTTTATTTGGTTCGATTGAGTGCTCATATTGAAGCCCCTGCACCTATTCACTCTTCTACCTTGTCTTCGCCATCATCCCCTGTTTCTACTGTCCCATCCTCCTCACTTCCTTTACCTTCTCTATCTCCCTACCCCTCAATCCCCCTGACTCTCCTTTGCACTCGTCGATCGCGCCTGAAGAAATTGGGGCAGCGGGTGATGGTCGGCGATCGTGTGGAGATTGAGGAACCCGACTGGCAGGGAGGACGCGGGGCAATTGCCAGGATCTTACCGCGCACGTCAGAATTGGATCGACCGCCAGTGGCCAATGCCAATCAGGTGTTGTTGGTCTTTGCGTTAGCAGAACCAACTCTTGATCCCAATCAACTAACTCGTTTCTTGATTAAGGCAGAATCAACTAGATTAAATGTTTGCTTGTGTTTGAGCAAACGTGATTTAGTCTCGCAGGCGGAGCAAGATCGCTGGCAACAACGGCTGCACCAATGGGGGTATGAACCAATTTTTATCAGCACTCACAAGCAGCAAGGAATCGAGAGATTACTTGAGCAGTTGCGCGATCGCATTACGATAGTTTCAGGTCCGTCTGGAGTTGGTAAATCGAGCCTGATTAACTATCTGGTTCCCCAGGCAAACCTTCGGGTGGCAAAAGTTTCAGGCAAGTTAGCAAGAGGTCGTCACACCACGCGCCATGTTGAGTTGTTTGAGTTGCCCGCAGGGGGCTTGCTGGCAGATACACCAGGGTTCAACCAGCCAGAATTAAACTGTAGCCCAGAGGCACTTGCCAGCTATTTCCCTGAGGTGCAACATCGGCTAGTACAGACATTTTGTCAGTTCAGCAATTGTCTACACCGCAACGAGCCAGGCTGCGTGGTGCGGGGAGATTGGGAGCGATACGATTCTTATTTGATGTTGCTAGAAGAAGCGATCGCGCGGCAAACGGCTTTAGAGCAAACCCGCACTGAAGAATCTACACTGAAAGTGAAAACCCGCCGTCAGGGACGGGAAACCTATGAACCAAAGCTAGAACTCAAGAAATATCGTCGTTTGTCACGCCGCACTCAGCAGCAAGAACTTCTGGAGTTGCAGTATGAGGAGGAAGCCTCCATTGAGGAATAA